Part of the Hevea brasiliensis isolate MT/VB/25A 57/8 chromosome 16, ASM3005281v1, whole genome shotgun sequence genome is shown below.
CTAATCTTTTGAGGATCCACAGGCCAGTTCTCTGGCTAGACATGCTTGCTACCTTGCTTTGAATCTAAGACGATAATGCATAAATCAATCTCACAAAGAGTTGCTAACCCATAACctttcttgaacaaacttttCTCTCTTTATGAAGGAAATCTTAAAGGCAATCTTTCTTTAACTCTTCACAGTTGTTCATCATCCATTTGTCTGAAAATGAAATTGAGGTATTAGGATATGACTAGCAAGAACATAAAAGTCAATAACATGGATTTTAGAATTTAGACTTGATTAAATTAATGCGCATTTGTGATATAATGGTaaatgaaatatttaaaaaagggAGTTCAGATAGATTGATTCAATTGGTTCATCtgattttaaactttttaaaagatgatgatgaactaatacACCTTTAGCTGGGCTTATGCAATCTAAAATTACTTGATGTTAACCATgaaaatagaaattataaattttttcaaaactgaaaaagaaaaattaaatcttCCCATATTGTTTCATCTAAGTTGTGATAGACTTGAAAAAAAATGCTAAATTTTACGAATAGATTAAACTGTCAAAAGTTAAGgattattttaattcattttattataaaagcaaatataaattttaattaatcccGCAAAAGACATCAACTTTGCAATTTACCCATGGTTATTAGATCACTTATACAATCATCGCTACAAGTTTACCACTAAAACAATGGTATGATGTAATCTCTCGTCACATTGCTCATGGAAAAAGTAATCAAATAGCATATGTAATTCGGATGGAAACTTCGATTATTGCATTGCTTATCAAACATGTTATAAATAACCAAAATGTTGGATTAAAATGAAATTCTGCAGTACGTTTGTTGCTTTTTATGGCTGCCGAAAGTTTTGGAACTACCATCAAACTGGTATTCTGGACAGTGATAGCAAACAACTCACGATGATGAACTTCCTCCGCCTAGTCAACAAGAAGAGTCTTGGCCAACTCCATATCCCGAGCCTTTACATCACTAATGAAAATTACTTCCACGTTATACGTCTTCCATTGGCAAACTAGAGTTACGAGCCAGATGTAGTCCCATAAATCCAttactttcatcttcttcattcccagGTTCTGCCTCCATTGTCTCTGAATTTAGCAGATTTATAGCACTGGATGCTTGTGTACTTCTGCGTGACTCCTCCAATGCCTGAAAGTAAGCATAAGGCCCCCAACCTACAGACAGATATATACAGAAATCTCAGATTATCTCCATTTAAGAACAATCATTGTGTGAATCAACAAGGTGATTTGTCTACGGCGTGTAATCATGTCATGAGCACTAAGACCACTACTGAATATACCATAACTTAAAATATTGCACGACAACTTGGGAATGTATCAATTTCGCATATTGAAGACAAAAACATGGGAATCCAATATGCAGCGTCAGGCCAGTTTGCTTTACATGCATGCCATATTGGCATATCTGTCAAGGATTGAATCCTGGTTCATTAGAACCCTCATTGCAGTCCTTGAACCTCTCAGTAATGAGCACATCTTTTACCACagaatattaaaaaatgaatCAGCCATTTCCTGGTCTCCATTACCTTAATTTGATGTTAAAATGTTAAATAGATCAAGAAAAAGCATACATGCAGTAGCCTATGTAATAATAGCCAACATCTAGAGTGACAAGAAAACTGTAACAGGGAAGATGCATGATACCAAATGGATTTGTTCAATCAAAGCTTTGTTCCTTATCAAACATGTTCATTCAACTAGGCCTATATATGTGAAAGGGGCTAGAGGGAGGTTGTCAAATTTAGGCACCAGAGAATGGTCACTTTACCATGCAAGAATTCAACAGAACTCTATTTAAGATTCAATTTATCTGTGCAAGATACCAAATTTTCATTGACACTCTCACGTACTAATTGCATGTGTCCTAAGCATATTGAAAATTGCCAAAAGGGTAAGCAAAAGAACCAATGACCTATGTCAAAGTAGAAGAAAAAATGAACAGGGCATACAACTTGATGCAGTTAAGGAAACTGCTATATATCCATGCAAATGTTGGGAAACTACATTGTTGAAGAAATTGTGCAGCCAAGATAAAAGGATATAGCTTCAATCTACTTCATGAAAACTTCTTCACCAATTTTTTTCCTGGGAGGAAAAAGGTGGGGAAGAATGAATAAACAGGTTCATTGTTCCACCACGTTTCATAATTCTTATAAAATGAAGAGCTGCAAGGACATCAATGATGCACTTAGCAAATAGTGCAATACCATACTAGAATCTATTGGACACCAAAAACTGAGGGAGTCTTGAGGAGCACACCTTGAGGATGATATGGCGGAGGGAAGAACTGCAAGTAACAAAATGTAGCCACTATCAGCCCTGCAAAAGATGCCACTTCAAAAGTCACTAAGATTCATATTTGACAGGACAGTACTTTCATCTGAATGACTAAAATGAAAGCATAAAGGCACAAACCTAAGAGACCTCCAGCAAAGACATCCTGCCAATGATGCCAGTAGTCATCCACTCGAGAAATGCCAACAAGACAAGCAACTACTAGTGCAAGAAAGACAATGCATAGCTTTGCAACATGGCCTCTGTGGTCAAATGCTTTTATTTTTCCAGATAAGTAGAGAGATAAGAAACCCAGGCCAGCAAAGGACCCTGACAATGGAAATAATTGCCACAAAGTTAACAGAACAACAAAAAGGTTGAGCAAGCATGACTTTATTCAACTTATAAGTGGCTTCTCCAAGCAAAAAAATGCCAATATCCATACACAAATATTGTTCTATTTTTcagtttataataatattaatagccCAAGTAGAGTAAAATTCCTCTTATtgttaataatttttcttttccttttggtcAACACAAAAGGGTGAAAAATAGACTTACATGACGTGTGTCCGCTTGGAAAGCTCTTATGCCCTTCCTTTATAACATTTCTATCACCATGGCATATGACATTTCCCAATTGATCATATACCTAAAAATGATTAGATATTAGCTTTTGCAATCCAAATGAACCAAATAGCAGAAGGTCCATAAAACCATACATCCTTTCCATCAGGGAAACAGCGCCAAAAGAAGTCAGGTCTAGGCCGACCAACAGCATTTTTTATTGAATCAGTAATGACAGCTGTCACTAGAACAGAATATACAAGGCCTGCATTCGTAAACAAATCTTGTGCATCAGTTATGTAGTGACAACCACAACTGAATGTAtgatggaaattttgagagataCAAAATAAGGAAACCGAAGATATTAGTACCTAGTATGgcatgatgaagatcatagatgtCTCTCCTACGAAAATAGATAATGAGGAAAATCACCATAGGCAAAAGAATGGCGAATATCTAATTATCCAAAAAAGAGAAACCCCATCAATTTTGTTGCTTACGTTGCTTGCTTGTAAATCTAGGTTTTCATTCACATTTGACAGGGAACTTACTGGGACAGCCCAAACAGGCAGTGTATTACTTTTGAAGGGGTACTTAAGATCTGTCATCATATCCTTCCCAACATACCGATAAAATGGATGAATAACATATAGAATGACCTCTATCACCACAAGAACCAAAAGTATAAGCCAATCATGCATGTGTGTCCTAGCAACTGTAACTCCATGGGACATCACGGTATGCGAACCAAGCTGAACCTCCCTCATCTTGTACTGCTTGATGTAATATATACTCAAAATAAGAGTGTAAGTTAAGTAGAACACAATAGAATACTCGAAAAGGGGATGAGAACAATTCTCAATTTTtgcattaaaataaataataatcatAATAGACTCTCCCAAAATACCTAGATGACATGGGTACTTATAGTATAATAACTAGACATACTAGTACTAGGATTAGGAATCCCAAAGtaagaaaatattaaattaatactaACTAGGAAAATACCAAGACTAATAGATTTAAATAATCCTAAATAATAGAAATCTAAATTTCCTAATTTtacaacaaaaaattaaataaaaataattcctgaaTTGAATATTCCTTGACTGCATCATTAAGCTCCTAGTAAAATCATACTAGAAATTCAATTTATGTTATGTATAGATGTACATTAAGAATTGACACAAAAATGTCTGAAAACCAATTTGGTTTATGCTAAGAAAATCAGCTAT
Proteins encoded:
- the LOC110666821 gene encoding putative lipid phosphate phosphatase 3, chloroplastic isoform X3, whose product is MPWRDFGSLSFFKIFMGIFKDASTKRLEITANTCQSFSSLDLALIEHKNKEYKMREVQLGSHTVMSHGVTVARTHMHDWLILLVLVVIEVILYVIHPFYRYVGKDMMTDLKYPFKSNTLPVWAVPIFAILLPMVIFLIIYFRRRDIYDLHHAILGLVYSVLVTAVITDSIKNAVGRPRPDFFWRCFPDGKDVYDQLGNVICHGDRNVIKEGHKSFPSGHTSWSFAGLGFLSLYLSGKIKAFDHRGHVAKLCIVFLALVVACLVGISRVDDYWHHWQDVFAGGLLVLPSAISSSRCAPQDSLSFWCPIDSSMVGGLMLTFRHWRSHAEVHKHPVL
- the LOC110666821 gene encoding lipid phosphate phosphatase 2 isoform X1, with amino-acid sequence MPWRDFGSLSFFKIFMGIFKDASTKRLEITANTCQSFSSLDLALIEHKNKEYKMREVQLGSHTVMSHGVTVARTHMHDWLILLVLVVIEVILYVIHPFYRYVGKDMMTDLKYPFKSNTLPVWAVPIFAILLPMVIFLIIYFRRRDIYDLHHAILGLVYSVLVTAVITDSIKNAVGRPRPDFFWRCFPDGKDVYDQLGNVICHGDRNVIKEGHKSFPSGHTSWSFAGLGFLSLYLSGKIKAFDHRGHVAKLCIVFLALVVACLVGISRVDDYWHHWQDVFAGGLLGLIVATFCYLQFFPPPYHPQGWGPYAYFQALEESRRSTQASSAINLLNSETMEAEPGNEEDESNGFMGLHLARNSSLPMEDV
- the LOC110666821 gene encoding putative lipid phosphate phosphatase 3, chloroplastic isoform X4; the encoded protein is MPWRDFGSLSFFKIFMGIFKDASTKRLEITANTCQSFSSLDLALIEHKNKEYKMREVQLGSHTVMSHGVTVARTHMHDWLILLVLVVIEVILYVIHPFYRYVGKDMMTDLKYPFKSNTLPVWAVPIFAILLPMVIFLIIYFRRRDIYDLHHAILGLVYSVLVTAVITDSIKNAVGRPRPDFFWRCFPDGKDVYDQLGNVICHGDRNVIKEGHKSFPSGHTSWSFAGLGFLSLYLSGKIKAFDHRGHVAKLCIVFLALVVACLVGISRVDDYWHHWQDVFAGGLLVLPSAISSSRLGALCLLSGIGGVTQKYTSIQCYKSAKFRDNGGRTWE
- the LOC110666821 gene encoding putative lipid phosphate phosphatase 3, chloroplastic isoform X5 encodes the protein MPWRDFGSLSFFKIFMGIFKDASTKRLEITANTCQSFSSLDLALIEHKNKEYKMREVQLGSHTVMSHGVTVARTHMHDWLILLVLVVIEVILYVIHPFYRYVGKDMMTDLKYPFKSNTLPVWAVPIFAILLPMVIFLIIYFRRRDIYDLHHAILGLVYSVLVTAVITDSIKNAVGRPRPDFFWRCFPDGKDVYDQLGNVICHGDRNVIKEGHKSFPSGHTSWSFAGLGFLSLYLSGKIKAFDHRGHVAKLCIVFLALVVACLVGISRVDDYWHHWQDVFAGGLLGLIVATFCYLQFFPPPYHPQGVLLKTPSVFGVQ
- the LOC110666821 gene encoding lipid phosphate phosphatase 2 isoform X2, whose translation is MPWRDFGSLSFFKIFMGIFKYKMREVQLGSHTVMSHGVTVARTHMHDWLILLVLVVIEVILYVIHPFYRYVGKDMMTDLKYPFKSNTLPVWAVPIFAILLPMVIFLIIYFRRRDIYDLHHAILGLVYSVLVTAVITDSIKNAVGRPRPDFFWRCFPDGKDVYDQLGNVICHGDRNVIKEGHKSFPSGHTSWSFAGLGFLSLYLSGKIKAFDHRGHVAKLCIVFLALVVACLVGISRVDDYWHHWQDVFAGGLLGLIVATFCYLQFFPPPYHPQGWGPYAYFQALEESRRSTQASSAINLLNSETMEAEPGNEEDESNGFMGLHLARNSSLPMEDV
- the LOC110666821 gene encoding putative lipid phosphate phosphatase 3, chloroplastic isoform X6 — encoded protein: MREVQLGSHTVMSHGVTVARTHMHDWLILLVLVVIEVILYVIHPFYRYVGKDMMTDLKYPFKSNTLPVWAVPIFAILLPMVIFLIIYFRRRDIYDLHHAILGLVYSVLVTAVITDSIKNAVGRPRPDFFWRCFPDGKDVYDQLGNVICHGDRNVIKEGHKSFPSGHTSWSFAGLGFLSLYLSGKIKAFDHRGHVAKLCIVFLALVVACLVGISRVDDYWHHWQDVFAGGLLGLIVATFCYLQFFPPPYHPQGWGPYAYFQALEESRRSTQASSAINLLNSETMEAEPGNEEDESNGFMGLHLARNSSLPMEDV